The following are encoded together in the Argopecten irradians isolate NY chromosome 5, Ai_NY, whole genome shotgun sequence genome:
- the LOC138323250 gene encoding 5'(3')-deoxyribonucleotidase, mitochondrial-like, which translates to MAGRRTISKLVEKRLRVLVDMDQTIADFEGYFLTMYKKKFPDEPFINMEDRRTFYLADQYEKLKEGLKIKVKSIYESEGFFRDLPPLPGACEAIKTMDAMEKVDVFLCTSPLFKYKYSAKEKYEWVENHLGPDFIDKVILTRDKTMINGHLLIDDRPDIKGACAQPTWEHILMTACHNKHMKRLTQNRLDNWTDNSWQLLIEDHLKRI; encoded by the exons ATGGCTGGTCGACGAACTATTTCCAAGCTTGTTGAAAAGCGATTACGAGTCCTTGTAGACATGGACCAAACCATTGCAGACTTTGAGGGGTATTTCCTCACAATGTACAAAAAGAAATTTCCAGATGAACCTTTTATAAACATGGAGGATCGGCGTACATTTTACTTAGCAGATCAATATGAGAAACTCAAAGAAGGACTAAAG ATAAAAGTGAAATCTATATATGAGTCTGAGGGTTTCTTCCGTGACCTTCCACCTTTACCAGGAGCTTGTGAAGCCATTAAAACTATGGATGCAATGGAAAA aGTTGATGTGTTTCTATGTACCAGTCCTTTGTTTAAGTACAAGTACTCTGCCAAAGAAAAG TATGAATGGGTGGAGAATCATTTAGGACCAGACTTTATAGATAAGGTGATTCTGACTCGGGACAAAACCATGATCAATGGTCACCTGCTGATTGATGACCGTCCTGACATCAAAG GTGCCTGTGCACAGCCAACATGGGAACATATTCTAATGACAGCTTGTCACAACAAACACATGAAGCGTCTAACACAAAATAGATTAGATAACTGGACTGACAACTCATGGCAGCTACTTATTGAGGACCACTTGAAAAGAATCTGA